tggaccagggatcaaatccatgccccctgcattggcaggcggattcttaaccactgcgccaccagggaagtccccgtggCTGTGATCTTGTCGTATCAGTACTAACCACCCTATGTTCTACTTGTGTATCTGCTACCCCCAGTGGACTGGGGCCCTCTaagggcagggctggctcctctCCTGTCTGTTGTCCCAGAGCCTGGCAATCATATTCAGTGACGTGTGTGCTTCTGACAACCTCAGAGGAGAGTTGGAGTGACCCTCATGAGTCATCTGGACCAATGATGATTCATGTAGCTGaggagaaaattgaggcccagagaagggcaggtgcttgccccaggtcacacagccctgGGTGGTTGAGCCAGCTTGCTTTCCCTGATCTGCCCAGAAGGAGAGGGATTCGCTTGGTCAACAGAGGACTCTGAGGGCCATCTCCTGCCCCGTTCTTTGTGGGGGAGCTGATAATTGGAGGAGCCCCAACACCAGGTGGATGGCCACCTGCTGTCAGGGCTGAGTCACCATTCACAGCCCCGTGAAGCTGTATCACGACCTTGCCTAGGGTTATCTCTGAACAGCCCTGATGTTTTGTTTCCAGCTCCCCTGGCCCTTTTGTCTGTGGAACTGCTGGGGTTTGATCTTCTTGCAGGGAAATGAAGAGGATCTTGGCTGGCAGGGTGAGAACCAAAACATTCACAGGTGGACCACTGACACAGCTCCTCAGCTCCCCTCATAACCTGGACAGGGTGCTACGATTTGCCCTAttggacagatggggaaactgaggctcagagagggagggtCACTCAGCTAGAACActgtagagccaggattcaatccTGGGCCCTCTGGGTCCTGAGCTGTCCTCTTGCCCTCCAACTGCTAGTTCTGAAGGGCATTATTCCAGGCCAGAGATGCCCCCAGATGGGCACACCGAATTCCTCGGGAGCTAGGGTTTAGCTCTGTTTGAGTTGAAACACATGTTCTACAGACACATCTATTTCTCTGCTTTCGGAGTTTATTTCCCCTTTCTCAGGGAAAGTTCTTTTGGGAAAACTTCAGCCTTGTCTTGGCTGAACCAGGAACAGAATTTATCCTCGCAGGAAAAGCACCATTTGCTTTCAGACAAATCTGGCCTCTGTcacttacctgctgtgtgactttgggcaagtcacttaacctctctgatcttcaGCTTCCTCgtatgtaaaatggaaacaattgtAATTTCAACCTTTGAGGGCaactgggaaatttaaaaatggaagataaTTTCggtaaagactttttaaaaaaattttattttatttatttatttttggatctgttgggtcttcgttgctgtgtgcgggcttctcattgcagtggcttctcttgttgcagagcacaggctctaggcgcacgggctcagtagttgcagcatgcagtctcagtagttgtagtccacaggcttagctgctccgcagcatgtgggatcttcctggaccagggctcgaacccgtgtcccctgcattggcaggctgattcttaaccactgcgccaccagggaagtcctgtaaagACTTTTTGTAAACACTGTGTATAGCATTCAGACAATAAAAGCCCTGTCTTCACTCGCCCCCTTCTGTGGCAATATTCTGGAGAAAGGGTTTGAACTGGAGGCTGGCTCTGCACCCCCTTGTTCCGTTCTCCCTAGTCTCCCAGGCTGCCCTGCACTGTGCAGTTCCTTCAAGTCCAGGGCTCTGGCAGGGACCAGAGAGCGTAAGactctgtccaaggtcacacagcaagtcagtagCAATGCAGGGGCTGAACCCAGGACTCTTGACTTCCCACTCCAAGGCTCCAGAGTCAGATTCCCctggttcaagtcctggctcagACATTaattgctgtgtggccttgagtgagtgacagcctctctgagcctcagtttcctcatctgcaaaatggggtcaTAATAGCACCAGCCTTAAAGGACTATTGCAGGAACTAAATGAAAGGAGAAGCTATGAGGGGCAGCGCAGGGACCTAGTGTGTGGGTGAGTCCTTGGGGAAACAGGGAAGATGGGCATAAAGGGTGGCTTTGGCTGGCGGGTCTCTCCTTCCgcccactccctctcccctccatgcCCAACTTAGCCACCCTGTCCGGAAGGAGCAACCTCTCACCCAGCACCCACCCAGCGCTTCCCCCATTCCATCCCATGTCATCCTCACTGAAGCTCTCGGAGGAGGGATTCTTGtaatccccattttccagaagaggaaggagagaggggagatcGCAGAGCAGCGCTCTTGGTACTTGTGGGGGCTACTTCGTCTGCCCCTCCAGCCCCAACTCCTGCCCGAAGGTCAACTCCCCGCCTTCTCCCTGGGAGCCCCTCTGGGTAGGTGGGGTTGTGGGCTGGGAGCTAGAGGGGATGAATGTCTGTTGCTGCTGTTATTccatccccttctcctccccctctgctGCCTGGACcatttgggggaagggaaggaggggggctgCCCTCAACCCTAACCCTGGAAAATCAGtgcctctttccccttccccacgGCCCGCTTTGCATGAGACCTGGGAGGCACGCTCACTCAGTCTTGGGTCTGGAGGCCTGGCTGGCCAGAGCAGGGCCCAGCTCAGCTGCATCTCCCTGGTAACCACCGTGGgctgcctctgcccctcccccacctccttccctcccctccacccgccATGACCTCCCAGCACAGGCTGTCACCGCCAAGCACAATACCAGGCCTGGGAAAACTGTGCAGTGGGCAGGCCACACCGCCCTGCTTCCTGGAGAAAGGGAGGCCGAGCTTCTCTCCCTGCCACCGGCCACCCTCACCCAGTTAGGGAAGTAGGCACCCAGGGCTGTGATGCAGGGCCCGTCATCTCATGCTTTCCTGGCTGTGTCATCTTGGGTAGCTTTGTTGCCTGTCTTcctttttggtaacagctttattggataTCATTCCCACACCATATAATTCATCCGCTTAAGATGGACAAGTCAAcggcttttagtatatttacagagttgtgcaacatCACTGTagtcaattttaggacattttcatcacccccaaaagaaaccctgtacccatgaGCAGTCACTACTcattctccttccccctccccaaaacctggaaccactaatctacttcctgtctctatgggtCTGCCTATTCTGGACGTTTCACATGCATGGAATCACGAAAtacatggtcttttgtgactggcttcttccacttagcatcaTGATTTCAAGGTTCACGGTTTCAAGGCTCAGCTGTAATGTAACATGTATCGgtacttcatttcttcttatggctgaataatactctacTTTATGGttaaccacattttgtttatccatttatctgttgttGGATCCTTGGGTGGTTTCCACTTTGaggcttttatgaataatgctgccatggaCATTCATGTGCAAGCTTTTCTGTGactgcttcagttttcttctttctaaaatggggacatgggaattccctggcagtccagtggttaggactccatgctttcactgccgagggcccaggttcgatccctggttggggaactaagatcccacaagccgcggggcggcacagccaataaatatataaataaataaataaaataaaatagggataacaatGCTAAACCTGGCCCATCCCTGCCTCCTCAAGTGGGCTCAGAGAGAAAAACTGCACGTCAGCATGAGGGGCTGTGAGGGGCCAttctcaccccacccccggcAGTTCTCCTGGCTGGAGGGGATGTGTGGGGGGcttgctggggaggagggaggctgcaTCTCCACCCCCAGGGATGGCAGAGCCAGCTCGTCACCTTGACCCAGAAAAGTCCCACTTGCTATTTGACCTTGAACAGTGGCCAGGAGACCTGCTCCAATGAGGGGGGGTTGAATGGGGTGACCCCTCGGCTCTTCTAGTCCATGCAGGGCTCTGGAGTCCTAAACTCTTccctggggggcggggcagggtggAGATGGAGGCCAGAAAGAGACTTAGTTCAGGGATTCACCTCTGGCCCCAAGGCCTTTGGGtgaagtggggtggggagtgaaggaatgggggtgaggaggtggagaactCGTCACCCTCACTCTTATATGACCATGGACAATGGGCACTTCTTTGTATCCCCCCCCCCTTAGCCAAGCCTCACCTTAGCCTGTGAGGCAGGGCTTATCAgctccattatacagatgaggaagctgaggccagtGGAAGTGCTACCCAAGTCCACGGCTAACACGCAGCGGAGCTGGAGCTCTCCTGGTCCAGGCGTCCTGCCTGGCCCCACTGTGGCAGGCCGCCTGCCCCAGGCTCAATCAACAGCTAGCGTCTCTTGGAGCCCAAGACTTTCCAacccctggggagggggagggggggtgagtGCATGGGTGGGGGAACTACATTCTCTTCCTCTGCAGAGAAAAATATAGGATGAATTTTTTTAAGGTCATCCAGGCACTGAGCTGTTGACTGGGGAATTTCTATTGATTAGCACTGATAATAGCAATTTATTGGGTACCTACAAGATGCCAGATGCCGTCACACACACTAAATCATTGAATCCTCAGCaaccaggggaattccctggtggtccagtgattaggacacGGGTTTTCACTACcatggacctgggttcaatcctggtccgggaactaagatcccacaagctgtgtggtgtgaccaaaaaccaaaaacctcagCAGCCTTGCATGGTAAGCATTCTCAACCTCATTTTAGAGAGGGGGAACCTGGGGCTCAGGAAAAATCTCCAACATTCCTAAGAGCTCACCATGCCCTGGTCCTGTTCTAAGCATGTAgaaagtcatttaatcctcacagcaacctctCTGCGAAATAAGAACcaacattatccccattttacagagcaggaaacCAAGTCAAAGTTATGAGTGTTGACCAAGGCTGCACAGCTGGTAGGTagaggagccaggattcaaacccagaccttTTGGGTCCACATTTGCCCACATTCCCACCTGCCATGTTGGAACTGTTGAGTGGCTTGCTTGAGGTCACCAAGTTACAGGTGACAAAGCTGAGATCCAGATCCAGGTCTGTGGATTTGAAACTGCTAGCAGTTGTGCCACACTGTGTCCCGGATCAATGGCCACTTTACCCATCCCACCTCTTAGGGCCCCAAGTTAAAGAATTGAACTTCAAGCTGGAAGGATTTTTGATAAGTCTCGGTCAGCTTGGATCACCATTAACAAAATACCCCAGACTGGGGGCTTAAACAAGACATTTACTTCTTACAGCTCTGGAGACTAAAAGTCCGAGATCAGTGTGCCAGCATGGTCTGGCTCTGTCTGGGGAGAGCTCTCGTCCTAACTTGTAGACCACccccttctggctgtgtcctcacaaggcagGGAGAAAGGAGGCAAGCTCTGGGTGGGGGGATGTCTGttcttctaaggacactaatcccatcatgggggccccaccctcctgacctcatctaaacctagttacctcccaaatgccccatctccatctccctATCACATTggaggggttaggatttcaacatgtgaattttaggggaacacagttcagcccacaGCAAGGTTCTATGACCATTTTGTCTTTCTGGGGAGGATATTGAGTCAGGCAGGTGCTGAGTGGCCTGAACTCACTCTGTCAGGAGTAGCAGGCAGGCCCAGCCCTCCAGACTTGTGTCCAGAAGCTGCACACCCTGGACCACACTCACCTGTACCTCTTTCTCCCCCTTCCAGACGGAGCCTGCGGCTGGTGAGGCCGCCGAGCAGGGCCAGGCCGGGCCCTGCCCGCAAGGACGCCCAAGCCCTTCACCGGCCCCTGCTCCTGGGAGCCCACCAGGCTCTCCCCCTGGCTCCGCCATGACTTCGGAGCCCACACCACCCCCGGTTGTGCCCCCGCTCCACTCCCCCAAGTCCCCTGTCTGGCCCACCTTCCCATTCCACCGGGAGGGCAGCAGGGTCTGGGAGCGAGGCTGTGTCTCATCTCGGGACCTGCCCAGTCCCCTGCCCACCAAACGGACCAGGACGTATTCAGCGTGAGTACCTGCCCCTCGCCCAGGCTCTGGTGGTCCTTCCCCAGGACAGCGCTCCAGTCGGGGATGCCCAGCTCCcatcctcctccatcccctgTTGTCCTCACCCGAGGACAGGGCAGCTGTGTAAGGACCTTCCAGTAACTGctagcattcattcattccacaaagcTGTATTGAGCTCCCGACCAGGGGATCCAGTGATGAATAAGGCAAAGTCTCAGCCTGCAAGGTGCTTACAATCCAGAGGGAATTTGTCCACCATTCACTACACCTGGCCGGGTTGGGCGTGAGGACCCAATGTTGGGCGTCAGGGAAGATGTCCTAGCTGGGTTTGGAAGATGTATCAGGTGAAGAAGGAAGCTGGGTGCTCCCGGTGGATGAAACAGCCTGGGCAAAAGCAGAGGCATGGGGTGGACCTTTGGAGAGAGGCGGGCAGGCTGGACAGAGACCAGTCCTGGGTCTTCGGCGTAGGTCACGGGGTGGAGTCAAATTGGGGAAGGGTTTTGTGGGAGCCATAGGGAGGCTGACATGGTTTGGTCAAAGGAGGGGTTTTTGATGGCAAGTGCTGATTGTCCCATGTCCAACCCAAGAccaggcacagagcagatgcttaataaatgatgaatgaatggatgaatgacaaATAAGTGAACAGGATGGATACTGCTGCTTCAGGAGGTAGTGAGCTCCTCGTTCTGGGAGTTATTCAAGCCTAGGCTGTACATTCTTCACTTCGAAATCTTACAACAGGAATCCATGTAACCTCAGGAGGGGAGGGTCTTGTACAGAGAGAGGGGCActggctgggagtcaggagacccaCTTGCTGTGCACCCTGAGAGAGCcagttcccctctctgggcctcagtctccttattGTCCAATGGGATGATGAGAGGACTGAACTAGTCTCTATGGGTGGTTTCTGGCCTGGGGAGGGTTCTCCACAGCGCTGAGGCAGGCCCCGCAGACGGGGCCCGGGAGAGCTGTGGGGGTCCAGGGAGAGGGTCCCCAGCCCACAGTTCCAATACCCCTACCCTATCTTCAGGACAGCCCGTGCCTCGGCTGGCCCCGTGTTCAAGGGCGTCTGTAAGCAGTTCTCACGCTCACAGGGCCACGGCTTCATCACCCCGGAGAACGGGTCAGAGGACATCTTCGTGCATGTGTCTGAGTGAGTCCCTCCCCGTTCCCCGTTGTTGGCTGGGCCCCTGCTGCAGTTTCCTAGCAGTGCCTCCAGAATGCTCCCTAGGCCTCTCCCCTCACTGGCTGAAGTCTGTGTTCCTGGCGCCTTTCTCCTCTCATAGGGCCTCCAGGGGCATGCGtggaggagggctggggccaGATGGACAGGGGGCACTCAGACCCCAGAAGCCCTGGGAACCACTGCCTGAGTCCTGGGATCCTGTTCCCGCATCACGGGGGCTGAGAGGGCTGGGTCTTTCAGCCTGGAGGGAAGctaggaggtgggaggtggtctaggcctggcccccagccctAATGCCAGGCGTGACCGGTGGAGTCACTGAGCCCTAAGCCTTGGGAACCTCCCTGAGCCCTTTTGCATCTCACGTTGTAGCGTGGCGAGGGGCTgtttatgattcccattttacagattagagaACCAAGGCTCTGAGAAGGGAGGCTGGCTCAGGCTCCCTGGCCTAACTAGGCCCAGGGCTAGGCTGCCCTCAGGCCAGACCACAGGGGGCATCCAGGGAGGGGGCCTGCTCCTGGGCtgaccccccctgccccccaccagcatCGAGGGGGAGTACGTGCCAGTGGAAGGCGACGAGGTGACCTACAAG
The genomic region above belongs to Balaenoptera musculus isolate JJ_BM4_2016_0621 chromosome 10, mBalMus1.pri.v3, whole genome shotgun sequence and contains:
- the CSDC2 gene encoding cold shock domain-containing protein C2, yielding MTSEPTPPPVVPPLHSPKSPVWPTFPFHREGSRVWERGCVSSRDLPSPLPTKRTRTYSATARASAGPVFKGVCKQFSRSQGHGFITPENGSEDIFVHVSDIEGEYVPVEGDEVTYKMCPIPPKNQKFQAVEVVLTQLAPHTPHETWSGQVVGS